The genome window GTACTTCTTCATCCTTAAACTTTCTTCCCATTAATCTTTTTATTGCAAATAGTGTATTTTTAGGGTTAGTAATTGATTGTCTTTTCGCAGGTTGACCAACCAAAATTTCTTTTTCGTTAGTATACGCAATTACAGATGGAGTAGTACGTTCTCCCTCAGCATTTTCTAATACTTTCGCTTTGTTGTTATCCATAATAGCTACACAAGAATTAGTAGTACCTAAATCTATTCCGATAATATGTCCCATTATAGTGATCCTTTTAATGTAAATTTTGTTATTTTTCTAAAAATAATTTTACTAATTATAAACTAATAATATTTTTTTAATTATTAAAAATCTTATAAAATAGATAATATTAATTAAATGGGGTCAGTTTGTTCTTCATCAAGGGTAAAAAAAAAATATAATTATATTTATTGTAATAAACGTATAAATAATCGTTATAATTATCTGATTAAGTGTTTTTTAATTAAATTTAATATTATAAAATTATAACTTTTTTTATTTATAAAATGATACAATTGTTTTATTAACTCCTAAATATTAAATATAGAATATAAAATAATGTATGTGTTCTATATTTATAGATAGGTAATTATTATTAATTGAAATTTTTGAGTTTGTAAATATTTATGAATATTAATGATCAATATGTAAGTTTTATATATTTTATAGTATTTGGACTTTTGATGTGTATATCAATGTTATTATTTGGATATATATTAGGAGGTAGATCGTATTTTTATAAAATTCCACATCCATTTGAATCAGGTATTATTTCAGTTGGTAGTGCTCGATTAAGGGTACCTATTAAGTTTTCTTTGCTTGCTATTTTGTTTGTTTTATTTGATGCAGAAATATTATATTTATATACTTGGTCGATTTGTGTACGAGAGTTAGGGTGGATTGGTTTATTGAAGATTTGTTTTTTTATTAATACTT of Buchnera aphidicola (Cinara splendens) contains these proteins:
- the ndhC gene encoding NADH-quinone oxidoreductase subunit A, which gives rise to MCISMLLFGYILGGRSYFYKIPHPFESGIISVGSARLRVPIKFSLLAILFVLFDAEILYLYTWSICVRELGWIGLLKICFFINTLFIALFYLVTNNIFEWIVSK